A part of Halomarina litorea genomic DNA contains:
- a CDS encoding acyl-CoA synthetase, whose amino-acid sequence MTYDSAYDAVSDLYDPEAGWDDLVTVGDRTGLNLGEEALGRHGDSDRTGLRIRDFESGETETYTFAELDAAANRVANYLVGHTERGDRVGAMLPARLELYAVVFGTLKAGRVYVPLAPVFGPDALNYRLDDSGAAVLFAERAGLEAFDPEAAPSLDRVVLVGDGEGTRGGDMGGATVEPYPVVEGHGDEFDAVDTHPADPFTVTYTSGTTGQPKGIPSAHRSPVRLHSYIRHVVDLRSDDVYFVAASPAWSYGLQMGTIAAGLVGTAIGCYRGRFDPDAFFGTLDDFGVTNAMVPPTALRQSRGAGVDLREYDVDLRVLLSAGEALDAETVRWCEEGLGAPPQDAYGLTEAGMLVCNYAFGDWEVRPGSMGKPIPGRTVALLDEAGDPVEQGEVGEVAVERHPEDSGEYWGRPAASARRFGGRWLRTGDLAREDEDGYWWYESRADNVIVSAGYRIGPEEVESTLMNHEAVVEAAVVGVPDETRGERVRAYVTLREGVAGDEELAEEVVGFARRELSKHEYPREVRFLDELPKTATGKIQRAVLADRAAAED is encoded by the coding sequence ATGACGTACGACAGCGCCTACGACGCCGTCTCCGACCTCTACGACCCGGAAGCGGGGTGGGACGACCTCGTGACCGTCGGCGACCGGACGGGACTCAACCTCGGCGAGGAGGCCCTCGGCCGCCACGGCGACTCCGACCGGACCGGCCTGCGCATCCGCGACTTCGAGTCGGGCGAGACGGAGACGTACACGTTTGCCGAACTCGACGCGGCCGCCAACAGGGTGGCGAACTATCTCGTCGGACACACCGAGCGCGGCGACCGGGTGGGGGCGATGCTCCCCGCGCGACTCGAACTGTACGCCGTCGTGTTCGGGACGCTGAAGGCGGGCCGGGTGTACGTCCCCCTCGCGCCCGTCTTCGGGCCGGACGCGCTGAACTACCGCCTCGACGACTCGGGGGCGGCGGTCCTGTTCGCCGAACGTGCCGGACTGGAAGCGTTCGACCCCGAGGCCGCCCCGTCGCTCGACCGGGTCGTCCTCGTGGGCGACGGGGAGGGGACCAGAGGCGGCGACATGGGCGGGGCGACGGTCGAACCCTATCCCGTCGTCGAGGGACACGGGGACGAGTTCGACGCCGTCGACACCCACCCCGCGGACCCCTTCACCGTCACGTACACCAGCGGGACGACCGGCCAACCGAAGGGCATCCCCTCCGCGCACCGCTCGCCGGTTCGCCTCCACTCGTACATCCGGCACGTCGTGGACCTCAGGTCGGACGACGTCTACTTCGTCGCCGCCTCGCCGGCGTGGTCCTACGGTCTCCAGATGGGGACCATCGCGGCCGGACTCGTCGGGACGGCCATCGGCTGTTACCGGGGGCGGTTCGACCCGGACGCCTTCTTCGGGACGCTCGACGACTTCGGCGTGACGAACGCGATGGTTCCCCCCACGGCGCTCAGACAGTCGCGGGGGGCGGGCGTCGACCTGCGCGAGTACGACGTCGACCTCCGGGTGCTCCTGTCGGCCGGGGAGGCGCTGGACGCCGAGACGGTCCGGTGGTGCGAGGAGGGCCTCGGCGCGCCGCCACAGGACGCCTACGGGCTGACGGAAGCGGGAATGCTCGTCTGCAACTACGCCTTCGGCGACTGGGAGGTCAGACCCGGGAGCATGGGCAAACCCATCCCCGGCCGGACCGTCGCACTACTGGACGAGGCCGGCGACCCCGTCGAACAGGGGGAAGTCGGTGAGGTGGCAGTCGAGCGCCACCCGGAGGACTCGGGCGAGTACTGGGGGCGGCCCGCCGCCAGCGCGCGGCGCTTCGGGGGTCGGTGGCTCCGGACCGGCGACCTCGCCCGCGAGGACGAGGACGGCTACTGGTGGTACGAGTCGCGGGCCGACAACGTCATCGTCTCGGCGGGCTACCGCATCGGCCCCGAGGAGGTCGAGTCGACGCTCATGAACCACGAGGCGGTCGTCGAGGCGGCAGTCGTGGGCGTCCCCGACGAGACGCGCGGCGAACGTGTTCGGGCGTACGTCACCCTCAGAGAGGGCGTCGCGGGCGACGAGGAACTCGCGGAGGAGGTCGTCGGCTTCGCCCGGCGCGAACTCTCGAAACACGAGTACCCCCGCGAGGTGCGGTTCCTCGACGAGTTGCCGAAGACGGCGACGGGGAAGATTCAGCGGGCGGTCCTCGCCGACCGCGCCGCCGCAGAGGACTGA
- a CDS encoding class I adenylate-forming enzyme family protein, with protein sequence MHIDDTDPSVHSGNVARLFDETARHHGDALAIEVDGHRITHDELQARTRSFAGGLREAGFEADDVLMVYLPNCPEYLVAAIGAFRAGVVVSPVNPQYKSRELSYQLDDAGVAGVVTHSALRETLGEAVAEADADPTVLTVGPERADGDLAFDDVSGDPLTVDREDGDVALLPYTSGTTGRPKGVRLTHRNFAAQLLSVLAGHDPIDDEDVRSLLYLPLYHITGFTHVAMQPLVRGGSLFLRNPTNWDAEAAMRTIEAEGISHFVGVTAMYVDMVNDDSFGEYDLSSLVRASEGGAKMSVAVQREFEAVAGVAMTEGYGLTETNGATHSQQNSTFGLRHGTIGQPLRMVDCKIVDHDDEEVSIGEEGELLVRGPQVMAGYHGMPDATDEAFTEGGYFRTGDIARRDVDNYFEIVDRKKHMIVSAGYNIYPSEVEEFLHEHEAVAEAAVVGVPDDRRNEVPVAYVVPRPGVAVGEDVTSEGLKQYCLDSIAEYKHPREVYFVEELPRTASGKIQKFKLVEDHDEADD encoded by the coding sequence ATGCACATCGACGACACGGACCCGAGCGTCCACTCGGGGAACGTCGCTCGGCTGTTCGACGAGACGGCCCGACACCACGGCGACGCCCTCGCCATCGAGGTAGACGGCCACCGCATCACGCACGACGAACTGCAGGCTCGCACCCGGTCGTTCGCGGGGGGCCTCCGCGAGGCGGGCTTCGAGGCGGACGACGTCCTGATGGTCTACCTGCCGAACTGCCCCGAGTACCTCGTCGCCGCCATCGGCGCGTTCCGCGCTGGCGTCGTCGTCTCCCCGGTCAACCCGCAGTACAAGTCCCGCGAACTCTCCTACCAGCTAGACGACGCGGGCGTGGCGGGCGTCGTCACGCACTCCGCGCTCCGGGAGACGCTGGGAGAGGCCGTCGCCGAGGCGGACGCCGACCCGACGGTCCTCACCGTGGGCCCCGAACGCGCCGACGGCGACCTCGCGTTCGACGACGTTTCGGGCGATCCCCTGACCGTCGACCGCGAGGACGGCGACGTGGCGCTCCTGCCGTACACCTCCGGGACGACGGGCCGCCCGAAGGGGGTCCGACTGACCCACCGCAACTTCGCCGCGCAACTGCTCTCGGTCCTCGCGGGCCACGACCCCATCGACGACGAGGACGTCCGGAGCCTGCTCTACCTGCCGCTCTACCACATCACCGGCTTCACCCACGTCGCCATGCAACCGCTCGTCCGCGGCGGGTCGCTGTTCCTCCGCAACCCGACGAACTGGGACGCCGAGGCGGCCATGCGCACCATCGAGGCGGAGGGCATCAGCCACTTCGTCGGCGTCACTGCGATGTACGTCGACATGGTCAACGACGACTCGTTCGGCGAGTACGACCTGAGCAGTCTCGTCCGGGCCTCGGAGGGCGGCGCGAAGATGTCCGTCGCCGTCCAGCGCGAGTTCGAGGCGGTCGCGGGCGTGGCGATGACCGAGGGGTACGGCCTCACCGAGACGAACGGCGCGACCCACTCCCAGCAGAACTCCACGTTCGGCCTCCGACACGGCACCATCGGCCAGCCGCTCCGGATGGTCGACTGCAAAATCGTCGACCACGACGACGAGGAGGTGTCCATCGGCGAGGAGGGCGAACTGCTCGTCCGGGGCCCGCAGGTGATGGCGGGCTACCACGGCATGCCCGACGCCACCGACGAGGCGTTCACCGAGGGCGGCTACTTCCGCACCGGTGACATCGCCCGGCGGGACGTGGACAACTACTTCGAGATCGTCGACCGCAAGAAGCACATGATCGTCTCGGCGGGCTACAACATCTACCCGAGCGAGGTCGAGGAGTTCCTCCACGAACACGAGGCCGTCGCGGAGGCGGCCGTCGTGGGCGTCCCCGACGACCGGCGCAACGAGGTGCCCGTCGCCTACGTCGTCCCCCGTCCCGGCGTCGCGGTCGGCGAGGACGTGACGAGCGAGGGCCTCAAGCAGTACTGTCTGGACAGCATCGCGGAGTACAAACACCCCCGCGAGGTCTACTTCGTCGAGGAACTCCCCCGGACGGCAAGCGGGAAGATACAGAAGTTCAAACTCGTCGAGGACCACGACGAAGCCGACGACTGA
- the surE gene encoding 5'/3'-nucleotidase SurE — protein sequence MNLVPNGFVLAGVTAAHERRRRQAGRERRGERVNVLLTNDDGIDAPGLRALASALGELGDVTVVAPATNQSAVGRGLSYGRMGPDVSRAGGDFGLSADEEFTVTIPHEEHELGYAVHGTPCDCVILGAGAFERPDVVVAGCNPGANLGVHVLPRSGTASAATEAASLGVPGVAVSMDTLGMTGERAPEDFERACDVATSVVSRAIEGDAFETVDYLNVNVPRPDRPLDGVSVTRPTPVYEMDAKFEDGRFRLHNPLWAQMAAESLPDPSGTDRRAIAADRVSISPLTLPGGDPDDETLSGFADLFEGVVESR from the coding sequence ATGAACCTTGTGCCGAACGGTTTTGTGCTCGCGGGTGTCACCGCCGCACATGAACGACGACGACGGCAGGCGGGCCGGGAGCGGAGAGGGGAGCGAGTGAACGTCCTGCTGACGAACGACGACGGCATCGACGCGCCGGGGCTCCGCGCGCTCGCCTCGGCGCTCGGTGAACTGGGGGACGTGACCGTCGTCGCCCCGGCGACCAACCAGAGCGCGGTCGGGCGCGGCCTCTCGTACGGCCGGATGGGGCCGGACGTGTCGCGGGCGGGCGGGGACTTCGGGCTGAGCGCCGACGAGGAGTTCACGGTGACCATCCCCCACGAGGAACACGAACTGGGGTACGCTGTCCACGGAACGCCTTGCGACTGCGTCATCCTCGGAGCGGGGGCGTTCGAGCGTCCGGACGTCGTCGTCGCCGGGTGCAACCCCGGCGCGAACCTCGGCGTCCACGTCCTCCCCCGGTCGGGGACGGCCAGCGCCGCGACGGAGGCCGCGAGTCTGGGCGTCCCCGGCGTCGCCGTCTCGATGGACACGCTCGGCATGACGGGCGAACGCGCCCCCGAGGACTTCGAGCGGGCCTGTGACGTCGCCACGAGCGTCGTCTCGCGGGCCATCGAGGGGGACGCGTTCGAGACGGTCGACTACCTGAACGTGAACGTCCCCCGGCCCGACCGCCCCCTCGACGGTGTCTCCGTGACCCGGCCGACGCCTGTCTACGAGATGGACGCGAAGTTCGAGGACGGCCGGTTCCGCCTGCACAACCCGCTGTGGGCGCAGATGGCCGCCGAGTCGCTGCCGGACCCGTCGGGGACCGACCGGCGGGCCATCGCGGCCGACCGGGTGAGCATCTCGCCGCTCACCCTGCCGGGGGGCGACCCCGACGACGAGACGCTGTCGGGGTTCGCGGACCTCTTCGAGGGCGTCGTTGAGAGCCGCTGA
- a CDS encoding APC family permease: MSPPAGPAGGGDGGHGTSDGGSDDGTDGRLTDRVGLPAVLVLLVGNAVSVPIYVLSGPLAGGEGLGAGPAVVLAAVLAAIPAGFVVLYNALLGSAVPVAGGLYVYISRLTAPFWGFLVPWTLPLVVWATLLVTATGFAEYARFFVDVPAIVLMYVLLAGVVALNVVGLRLVVQAQALFVAGLALALLAFVVPGATAVDPANYTPVLPDAGAFGVAAVALFYPFLGFGLLTELGEEIDDPGRTIPLALGIGIVVVAVCYVALIAVLVGVVPWRELGHPADVALAARRFLPPWGVSLVAAGALFAVVTSVNTSVLVASRTVMRAGRDGILPESVSRIHPRFDTPWVAVLVLGGPPFLLVPLADDVVGLSAFIGLASLTAYFFSAVGLWNLPREFPAHYAAAPFRLRRDRGLPLAVLGGALATGAFWVVTLVRLPTVGVVLVGWFLLGYAYYRHRLRGVDRVAMYRRMTTLADHEGVARADRPADGRESDA, translated from the coding sequence ATGAGTCCCCCGGCCGGGCCGGCCGGAGGTGGGGACGGGGGTCACGGCACGAGCGACGGGGGGAGTGACGACGGGACTGACGGCCGACTCACCGACCGGGTGGGGCTCCCCGCGGTCCTCGTCCTCCTCGTCGGGAACGCCGTCTCGGTGCCCATCTACGTCCTCTCCGGCCCACTCGCGGGCGGGGAGGGCCTCGGCGCGGGTCCGGCAGTCGTCCTCGCGGCGGTGCTTGCGGCGATACCGGCGGGGTTCGTCGTGCTCTACAACGCCCTGCTCGGCTCTGCGGTCCCCGTCGCGGGCGGCCTCTACGTCTACATCTCGCGGCTCACCGCCCCGTTCTGGGGCTTCCTCGTCCCGTGGACGCTCCCGCTGGTCGTCTGGGCGACGTTGCTCGTCACCGCGACGGGGTTCGCCGAGTACGCCCGCTTCTTCGTGGACGTGCCCGCAATCGTGCTGATGTACGTCCTCTTGGCGGGCGTCGTCGCCCTCAACGTCGTCGGCCTGCGCCTCGTCGTGCAGGCGCAGGCGCTGTTCGTCGCGGGCCTCGCCCTCGCCCTCCTCGCGTTCGTCGTCCCCGGCGCGACGGCCGTCGACCCCGCGAACTACACCCCCGTTCTCCCCGACGCGGGCGCGTTCGGCGTCGCCGCAGTCGCCCTGTTCTATCCGTTTCTCGGGTTCGGCCTGCTGACGGAACTCGGCGAGGAGATAGACGACCCCGGTCGGACCATCCCGCTCGCACTCGGCATCGGCATCGTCGTCGTCGCCGTCTGTTACGTCGCGCTCATCGCGGTGCTCGTCGGCGTCGTCCCGTGGCGAGAACTCGGCCACCCGGCGGACGTGGCGCTCGCGGCACGCCGGTTCCTCCCGCCGTGGGGCGTCTCGCTCGTCGCGGCGGGGGCGCTGTTCGCCGTCGTCACGAGCGTCAACACCTCCGTGCTCGTCGCCTCGCGCACCGTCATGCGCGCCGGGCGCGACGGCATCCTCCCCGAGTCCGTCTCGCGCATCCACCCCCGCTTCGACACGCCGTGGGTCGCGGTGCTGGTCCTCGGCGGCCCGCCCTTCCTGCTGGTCCCCCTCGCGGACGACGTGGTCGGTCTCTCGGCGTTCATCGGGCTGGCGAGCCTCACAGCGTACTTCTTCAGCGCCGTCGGCCTCTGGAACCTCCCCCGCGAGTTCCCCGCCCACTACGCGGCGGCCCCGTTCCGCCTCCGCCGCGACCGGGGCCTCCCGCTCGCGGTGCTGGGCGGCGCCCTCGCGACGGGGGCGTTCTGGGTCGTCACGCTTGTCCGCCTGCCGACGGTGGGCGTCGTCCTCGTCGGCTGGTTCCTGCTCGGGTACGCCTACTACCGACACCGACTCCGGGGGGTCGACCGCGTCGCCATGTACCGTCGGATGACGACGCTCGCCGACCACGAGGGAGTCGCCCGTGCGGACCGACCGGCCGACGGGCGCGAGTCGGACGCCTGA
- a CDS encoding ribonucleoside-diphosphate reductase — MNRYSDTSRTHRLDPDSFANGYFRNAVYRHWDPIEDIPQELLEQDRERLVAREQTEAQFDGLRRTLALFGAGEEAVTEDLAPMAIALDDVDKQLFLTSQLYEEAKHTQFFDRYWREVVDPVAEACGFEVTAPTDDRYFPDPYVELFDRTEAAMYALLEDDSPEALARAFCHYHLVVESVLAQTGYYGIQSTWSPTGADMPTPGEPVHLEGLIEGITRVRSDEGRHVGFGMHEVQRLIAEEGVDPEIVQGTLGELLPLVAGTVDNPEAEGDTTQLVEYASEKLQRRIEIITDSEADLPPVEDLVHVEGGRDISAD, encoded by the coding sequence ATGAACCGCTACAGCGACACCTCCAGGACCCACCGACTCGACCCCGACTCCTTCGCCAACGGCTACTTCCGCAACGCCGTGTACCGCCACTGGGACCCCATCGAGGACATCCCACAGGAACTGCTCGAACAGGACCGTGAGCGACTCGTCGCCCGCGAGCAGACGGAAGCACAGTTCGACGGACTCCGGCGGACGCTCGCGCTGTTCGGCGCGGGCGAGGAGGCGGTGACCGAGGACCTCGCCCCGATGGCCATCGCGCTCGACGACGTCGACAAGCAGCTGTTTCTCACCTCGCAGCTCTACGAGGAGGCGAAGCACACGCAGTTCTTCGACCGCTACTGGCGGGAGGTCGTCGACCCCGTCGCGGAGGCCTGCGGCTTCGAGGTGACCGCACCGACCGACGACCGCTACTTCCCCGACCCGTACGTCGAACTGTTCGACCGCACCGAGGCGGCGATGTACGCGTTACTGGAGGACGACAGCCCCGAGGCGCTGGCACGGGCGTTCTGTCACTACCACCTCGTCGTCGAGAGCGTCCTCGCCCAGACGGGCTACTACGGCATCCAGTCGACGTGGAGTCCGACGGGTGCCGACATGCCGACGCCGGGCGAACCCGTCCACCTCGAAGGGCTCATCGAGGGCATCACGCGGGTGCGCTCGGACGAGGGGCGACACGTCGGCTTCGGGATGCACGAGGTCCAGCGACTCATCGCCGAGGAGGGCGTCGACCCCGAGATCGTCCAGGGTACCCTCGGCGAACTCCTCCCGCTGGTCGCCGGCACCGTCGACAACCCCGAGGCGGAGGGCGACACCACGCAACTCGTGGAGTACGCGAGCGAGAAACTCCAGCGGCGCATCGAGATAATCACGGACAGCGAGGCGGACCTGCCGCCCGTCGAGGACCTCGTTCACGTCGAGGGCGGACGGGACATCAGCGCGGACTGA